The following proteins are co-located in the Desulfoscipio sp. XC116 genome:
- a CDS encoding DUF4367 domain-containing protein — MRRGATYTRQDKKHIVFNQMSVAGEAVRSQGYDTDDTTVHDVLINGKPALLMIREKDHFASIAWDEGVMVYQIAGILSPEEAVKMAESLE, encoded by the coding sequence ATTCGTCGGGGGGCAACTTACACCCGTCAGGATAAAAAACACATTGTTTTTAACCAGATGTCCGTCGCCGGCGAAGCTGTCAGATCGCAGGGTTACGATACCGACGATACCACTGTGCACGACGTGCTGATAAATGGGAAACCGGCACTGTTGATGATCAGGGAAAAAGACCACTTTGCCTCCATAGCATGGGACGAAGGTGTTATGGTTTACCAAATAGCCGGTATTTTAAGCCCGGAAGAAGCTGTTAAAATGGCTGAATCCCTGGAATAA
- a CDS encoding type II toxin-antitoxin system RelE/ParE family toxin, with protein MIEVILPKWIQRYLNAPKRCPRQLKEMFINEMSALYEDIEVGEVLVGDLAGHYKINFTFKGVDYRIIYTVLSDEEILIVYCGPRENAYKIIKRTL; from the coding sequence ATGATTGAAGTAATACTGCCTAAGTGGATACAAAGATATCTAAATGCCCCCAAAAGGTGCCCCAGGCAACTCAAGGAAATGTTTATTAATGAAATGAGCGCTCTTTATGAAGACATAGAAGTGGGGGAAGTTTTGGTAGGCGATTTAGCGGGGCATTATAAAATTAATTTTACTTTTAAGGGCGTTGATTACCGTATTATATATACTGTATTAAGCGATGAAGAAATACTTATTGTTTACTGTGGGCCGAGGGAAAACGCTTACAAGATAATTAAAAGGACGTTATAA